The DNA segment CACCTTCCCACAAACCGTTTGTATCATCGCCTACGGTTATGGCATCCGAAACTAGACTCGGTGCTGATAATCCATGAGAATTTTCTGCTCTCACCATAAACATATACGTTATACCGGGTATCAAAGATTTTACTACAAAATGTGTTTGATATACTCTCTTTGAAACAACCACCCACCCTCTGGAGTTTCTGGGGGTATTTTTTCCTGACAATGTCTCCCTCGAAAACATTTCTATTTGATATCCGATAATAGAAGATGAaccaattttgttattttgattcCATGTTAAAGTCACACTCGTATCTGTTATATTATAGGTTATTGGTTTCGTTGGTCTACCTGGTAAGGCTGATGTGTCAGCTGCTCTGAAGAAGTGGATGTTGGGATTTGTTGGACTGTCAACTAATAAAACCCCACTCCATACATACTTTCCATGTTGTGATGATGCAACGCATGTGTAAGTACCACTATCTTCTTTGTCTAAATCTCTTAATGTCAATGTTCCATCACTCGATATATTTCTTCtatgattttgtattaaagctTCCCCTTCGAAATACCAGGCAATAATTGGTTCAGGTGTGCCGATGGCCGCACAGGGAAAAACTGCCATCGATTTTATAGGTAACGTTTGGTTAGAGGGACCGTTTGTTATGATTGGTGGTGGTCGGTCATCGTCTGTTGTCACGCTTATTTTTCCTCTTACAAAAGAACTTCCGGCAAAGTTGACTGCAGAACAAACTACTGTGTTCCCGCTTTCATTTTTACTAGTATTATTGATTGTTAATCTTGTCACATTATCCAATACTGGTGAAGCGTGGTATTTACCTTTAGATGTTCCtggtaatattattgttcGGTTGCCTTCTAGACTCCAAAACATGGTAGCTTGGGGTTTTCCAGTCGACATACATGTAAATGTAACACTTGTTCCACTTTCTACTATAACTGAACTTGGTTTTAATGTAACTGTTGGGggatctaaaaatattttaaatagttaacaCTTACtcattaattgataaattacaCAAATTCTCGAGTAGCAACTAAACGTTAATTAAGTAAACAGTAACTTACCATATACAGTTAAATATCCTGTGGCACTCACAGCTCCTACAGCATTGTCAGCTTCACATGTGTACTCCCCTTCGTCTGTCAAAATCACGTTGTCAAGCCTGAGGCTACGATCGTCTAGCACTTTGACACGCCCGAGTGGCATGTTACCACCTCCGGCTGTTCTTCGCCACAAAACATCAGGTAAGGGATCGCCTCCAACCCTGCATTTGAAGGTCACGCTACCTCCAGTTTGTGCAACGATGTCTTCAGGCCCGGCGATTAGGTATGGCTTAACtagatagtaaaataatatttaacatctaAGGATTCTTCCGAGAATTGAGTAAAGTAACGAAAAGTTGTTAAAGTTCATCGTCAGCTTAAGTTTCGATGTAAACTAAGAAACTTAGATGCCGTACTTCCTTTTatagagaaataatttattacacatgTTACGGTATTACTAAGAACTTGTGTTTAAACTAATGTATATTAGCAAATctgaatatttattctttacagCCAAAATAGTTCGcaagttttattgatattataggTAATTTcataaagacattttaaaaattattctaatttttttgaaaatatagtataatgcCTTGTTTAATTGTACACTTCATTTTATGTCTAAAAAGTTATAACAGGAAAATGGGTAACGGCAAACGATAATTTTAAGCTTTTAATAGGgtaatcaaaaaaattaatcttagtcttaattaaatataactcacTGTGTATTCTGAGCGTAGCAATAGAAGACTCTCTTGTACCAGCTGCATTCCTCGCAATGCACTGATATCTACCAGCGTCAGTTTGCGTAGCATCTTGTATTACAAGACTACCTCCATCTACTAAATGCATTCTGCAGCAATAACAcaacaaacataattaaaacgaCCACTATGCAGCAAATAGTtatgaatttcattttcattatgaaCAAAGTTCAATGTAACAAAGACATTCAAATATTGGGAGGAATAATTCAATaggaaattaacatttaataaagggTCCGGTGTGTCAGAACTATTCAGATTTTTACTTGATTGCTTGTCGAGCTCTTGAAATATCCCCTTCCTAGTGACTTTGATGTACTCTCCCTactgttaattattttcatgctTCAACATACATCCACCGTGCCCTCAAGATGTAACCTTACGCCGTGCCTCATAAAAATTCATAGACAACAAATGGAATGTATCggcaataaaactttttaggAGATTCAATTTAAACGCTTAGTGCAatttgcatttaatatttatatcataaggtagttattataaagttatatgtcagaatttataaaataagaattgatGTAATTAAGACGTTtaggtaaattttaaataatatttgctttttaGAAGTTATATCACGATTGGGAACGtgaaacattaatatacatatatttttattattttattcaacagaCCACAAGATTATCGAGTTCGCTCATCCCATTTAACTACAAGTGCTCTTACCAACTACCCTCGATTTTACGTTAAGTGCGCTCCATCGAACTGGCGAGCAACTTTCATTTGATATCCCAAAGCTccagattttaatatatctgcCAACTTCACCAAATATCCGCAATCCAAAAGTTTGTTAGCAACAGTCATCAAGTGCCCATATTCGTACGTACGAAGGATTATTACATTGCGAAAATTTAATCACTTTAGGTAGAATTAcaagttttgttaattaccTTGAATCTCCGtcgaaatgtaaaatttgtcCATCTTTCTTCCAATAGACTGTGGGCTCAGGGGAGCCACGCGGTGGTGAACATTCTAGTATTACTGTTTCTCCTTGAGCTGTTTGTGAAGTTACTGGTTCTAGTCTAAATTCTTCGCGAAGAACTGTCAACATAGTAGttatacacaataaaaatataaaacaatgcattgctttatgaaataaaatttattaataaaataagtttaccAGCGACGTGAAGTGTAGCATTGCGACTTCTTGCTGTGCCATATGGATTGGTGGCTTCACACCAGTACACTCCCGCATCTGAATGTGCCCTTCCATGGGTTGCTCTCAGAAAGAATAAACCGCCGGCAGGTAAAAGGCTTCTATGGGTGTCCGATACAACAAGGACACCGCTTTTATACCACCGAATGGTGGGAGTGGGTGAACCGCCAGCTCGGCAGTTTAATGTTGCAGGTTGATGGCGAGCCACAGTGACATCTATTGGTTGTTCTATAATATACGGCGCTTCCCCACTGCTCATGTAATCATCGCTTAGACCTCCTTCCACAAGACCTGTTTTTAAATAGCACATTATCACAAATATAACgatcttataaatttaaaaccagtAACAATGATTGGGAATTATAAGTGTATACGAACACAACTGAGGggcttttgaaaataattaataggaaCCTGGgcactgtttttattttcgtcaACAAAAGATTGTGACatgcttaaaattatattaaaaataggttGAGTGTGTCATTCTTAGTTACTTTAAAGCAGCACACAATAATAATGAGCTATAAACACAGACTCAGTCCCCCAGGATTCTGGGCCAGGACCCTCGTATTTTACTCTGTTTACAACGAATGCGCAGATGTTAGTTTTTGACACTTGAATTGATGTATGTCCATTGTTGTGCctcaaactattattatagcCACGCAAAAATCTAtcgcttaaaaaaatatcgatttcGTCTGGAATGAACTGACGGTAATCGTGGCCGACTCGATTTTCGTATTGTAGCAAAATAGGGATTACCGctattgtacaaaataattgtgtttattattcattCCCGTATCCCAATATTGTGCAAAAAGATTTATCTATAATTGAATCTTAGTCATTTTATCTCAtggatttattatttgaaataataatataatatataatgtctcTCATTTGAACCACATGAAAAACTTAACTACCGTTCGGACTGCTATCTTCCTAAACGGAAACCGGAACAGATTCAAAGCTTAATTTAGATATATTCTATGATATGGTCAGCACAAAACCGATGAAAATATACGTAAGATTTAGCGGAATGTTGGagtcataaaatattgtttatgttgATCTCGATACGTTATTTTATCGCACATAAAACTTACTTTATTACTGAGATGTGTGTTTGAACTATTGATCCTACTAGTtagaagaaatttattttcatgtgtaaaaacatagtattaattttctttcgaTAGATGAACTAGAAatcatcattatttttatatttgctgaCTATTTTTTGAAGaccattaataattaagaacaaaaattattattaaaacattataagtgTAATATCTCtgtctatttttttatcacataaggtattaaatatataatccaagtttaaaaaaaaaaagtatgaagGGAGGCACTGCACTCATTTCACACGTTTTTAGTAATAAACTATTGTTCAGAAGTCATTGTTAGACGAAGTTTTGCGAGGGATCTGTGTATCCCCGAGCTAATTTATACTGGCACATGTTGACACGtgtccaatatatatatataaaaaatcggTTAAAGTAACATGGCTTTTGAATTTAAGTCGCCAGGCGGAGCTTTCAACTTCCGTTTGAACCGTTTCCATATGTGTTTTGTCCACTTCAAATGAATTGCTTTTCTATGTTTAGTCTTGAAACTTTAtcgatttaaagaaaattaggTTAACAGTGGTGTAAAACAGCCGTTACTTTGATTCTAAGCACCATCAATCTGGTATCATTTGCAACATATCACAAACCTGTCGACGGCAACAGTTCAAAAGAGTGCCTTACTGCTTACGGATCaaagaacattaaaaataaatggctTCTACAATGTAAGAGATAAGATTTTTATCGTtgcttaattaatttgatgaaATGGTTTTTATCTTGTGTAATATTTCTAGGATTTACTTCAAATCTTGATATCTATCACCCTTcgcaatttgatattttaacttCCAATATCTAATTCTAATGACTGTGATTGGCTCCCTTAGGAGGCAATCATGATTTTTAGAATGTTGAACACGTGTTCATTCCTAGGACCCCTTTGCAACTTGATTCTGTGCCGTTATTACGCAACTTTATATTGTGAATGTTTTGTAATTGGCATCATTCAGCcccattatatttatgtaagatAAATACATTCATAATGTAGTCGAAGTAATTGTATCTATTTAAGACTGTTCCCGTTTTTCAAACTGTAATgaagttattgttattgtagACAAAACTTTTAACGACGCTAATAGCTCAAAGTTCAGGGAATGTCACGGCTAATGAAATAGCACTTAACTTTTACgatgcaaaaaataaaaacatctagCGACGCGCGTCTCTCGTCGCACATGTGTTAAAAATTAGCCGCTTCAACGGATGGACGGATTAGCCTCTTATAAATTTCGTGAGTTGTAATGTTTGTCTTGCAAGGCATACTAATGTAAGGACAAATTGTTGACGCAGTGTCATATTTCACAGGGCTTTGCGTACCTGCGTGAAATGGAGGCAAACATTCGGACGTAACCGATTTCTTTGTGgttttgttcatattttaaactctATGGCATGAAGATAAAGTTTACAATATCTTTTCAAAacatcacataaaatatacgtaaaagTGGCAGTTGGCTCCGTTAAAGTTTAGGGAAACATGGCGACAGTTGTGACGTTTCTTTTCATCTCTTGTTTTGTGAGCACGCGTGGAcagttgaaaaaataaagacacGGATATCACAATATTGATACCGTATGAATTACTATTCTTGCCaacgttatttttaaacaaatgaaatgtGTAAGTTTGGTAACATTTGAATTTGTTGGACGAGAATATGCACTcggtttaattatttatttccaagtcaaattttcaaaacattcacaaaataataatatcttaaaatataaaatttatataattgaattcaatatatatgtttatatatatatttcatatactttttttcttttgttggaAGGAAATGAATATcaacaaaatgttttgtattatcGGCAAAAAAATGCCGGTCCAAAATGGTTTATCTGCTCCTGAACTGTCCAAATGAATATCACCATAAAAAAAGGTATAGTTTGCAGCTCAGATGCTATCAGATCGGCAAAGTGCTTAAGAAGGACAAAAACAACTCTAATAGATTATCCGTTGTGATAACATTCTGCTTGTTAGCAACGTCTGTATTAGCTTTTACGATTTTTTAAAAGGAATCCAGAacacttaatttataactaaaccATACCATTCTATTATGACTTCCGCCTCCATTCAAGAAACGCTGCTTATTTCAATACAAGTTTCGTATACTTTATTCTGCGGGTCAAAATGTGTCAATAATCATAAAAGTCACCATCGAATTTTTGATTGGAgatagagtttttttttgatgtttCATTTAACAATGACTTATACGGCGTACCCATTGTATAGCATCTGAGCTTCGattcactttttttattatttcacgcAGCATCCATCATGCATTAGACACAAAAGATAGGCGTCGTTTAACATTAGCTTAACTTCTTTACGCTTTGATAGCCGCCTGGGGCGGGGTCTTTTTTACACACAGATTCATGAACCACAGTCTAAAATGGTACATATTTAGTAACGCTACTAACTGGGGTACTTGGAATAGCGTGCGAAGGTATTTTTTAGTCTACAACAGATTggattgattataaaatacacgCAATGAACAGATGTGTCACTAAATCTTTTCATGTGTGTTTTGTTAGCATAATTATCGCTGTTcgtaatttacattttcatataattaagcCCTGGGGTACAATCAATTTGCTGAATATGTTCTCTTTTCATAACCCCTCGgtattttgtgtttgtttttatatgcaGGAAATTATCGTAAACGATATTCTTTCcaaatattacaatagatAAGTCTCCTTTTCATTgatttggtttatttattttccggGCCTAACTAGATCCATTTTTGCATATCCTAcctgttttatttacacaagATATACCTTCTGCTGTAGCAATCAAatgatttaaagtttattaactAGGTACTTGTAAATTACAAAGTTccaagttattaaattacaattgacAAATTGGGTTCATATTTTCGTAAAGCTGAGTGGTTTCACAAATCTTGGATGGTACGATGTGGCACTAAATATCGAATGCAGGGGAATGCGACCCCATGGGAGGGCGGACTATTAGCGCTGCTTGAACTTTGACTTCACCATGAATTCTTTATACGTACGTGCAACATATGGAATGAGTTTCTGATGAGAGGTTAATTTTCTATCTCTGTTGTAGGAGTTCTTGTTACCAAATAAAAGAACGTAATAGCATTGGCATGGGCAAATTAAATGTCTTGTTCCGGTGTAGactaatttctttaattgaaaaaagacAGTTCTCTacctgtttattttaataaaatggctttttgtttctttgtctaatatttttttttttgtatttatttcgcATTAACtgtcttttaatttgttatctaTTCAATTAAGTATAAGTAACCATCTTTATGGTAAGACTACGTGAacgtgttatattatatttataaatataataacaaaaaatatatgatttaaataaatttttgtatgttttaaatatatataactattttaatcgaattatttgtgtaaataGATTCggctaagaaataaaataaaatagctagATGAGAAACTTACCAAGACAGAAGAGTCCCAAGAGAGAGGTCAGTAAGACGAACGTGTCCATATTGGCGATTCACTCCCACATATTAAACTTTCGTTTGAGAATATTGTTCATGTTCTCTAAACATCTGTAACAAAACATGGATTTGTTTGTTAGAAACAAGAGATAATATTAAGGactataaagtaattatataagtatcaGCTGGTAAATACACGGAAGGGACACAAATTTGACCCGATACAAAACACATATAATTCAATTGGCCctcaaaatcaaattaaacaaacacacTCACAAATCGGACTTCAGTTTTATGTaaacaactttattatatttatttgttatattaaaaagactaTAAACATCTGTCAGACTGTGATGTGGTGCTCTTAAAGCTGTCGTGGAAATGCTTCCCGAATCAATTTCACATGACGAGGACTCTCATTTATTTACGTCTATTTCAAAACTCACTTACTGATATTTAttcagttttgtttttgttagtataaagataatattgttatgtataCTGATCAACAATAGTGCCATctccattaatattttatagttattaatttttaatttacgttgTCATagcgttattatattttaaatttttattttgcaattctTTTATTCAACAACTACTTTTATTGATCAGCGTAATATAATGATTATCTGGGTATACATAGAAATCTAAATGCACAAATACATCTACACAGATTTTGAGCTCCATGTCATGGCTATAGATCATCGTCACATTATCAAATACGACGCTTCAGTTATGATTTACACGTTGCACGGAACATTCAATTAAtgtgcaaatatatttatagcttcCAATAATGATTTGTCATCGTATATACCAATCATTAAAgcgctatttaaatttatatctaatataaacGAAGCTTGAAACTATTTTTGATTGACAGATATGAAATGGTGATGAAAACTGACATATCCCAATccctttttataacaaattaatattactgagAATATCAGTTGTCTGGTTCTGCATTTTCAAAGAACACTGACTTTTATCGTCATGTTGTTAGTTACCATaatggaatttatttatttttgattctcGGTAAAAGCTTTTATCACGAGAGTTCTGCGGGTATCCTTATCAGTACCCTTTATGTATGAACTTTGTTAGAGTGACCCTGATTTGACTTTTGACTATATTAAACTACTTGCTTATTGCGTTAGATGTGTACTTCCGTCATTATCCAATAGCAGTGTGTTACTAGCCGGTGAGCGTTACAGTTACAATTCTTGATTTAAAAGGACCTTGATACagataatgaatttaaaacaagtGCATTACATTCCAATTTTCAGGATCATCTATAAAAAGTGTTTggctaataaaaaatacttaataattttctttaattgctttccaataaattattttcgaatCTATCTGTATTACATGATACTGAAAGACTCCAAAATATCACATGCTTTGggatttacaaaatatgaatCTGCCCATGATTTATGaagtagataaatatttttttgtatacagaAATGCCAGTATAACGTTGGGACACTAATCATCAATgaaaataagcaaaaaaatccttttatatattaaagataatacaaagtttttaaaagcATTATGTTCTAATACAAATTGATTTCGATTGCTGATGTTGgcatatatttatgaacaatACAGATTCCAATCACCAATAGCGCATTGATCCCGCTAATTCATCGGATAATGCGTTCAAATGAATCTTCATTAGACTCATCGGACACGGAAATCGTATCGAAAATTACTACATTGAATATCAGACCATCAACAATCGATTTTGAGTATTCGTGATCCTTATCGCCGATATACGTcgataattgttttaaaatcacatattttatacatacacaaCTGAAACACTCAAATGTAATAAAGTACTGAAGTATTCTTGACAGAGGTTTCTTTAG comes from the Danaus plexippus chromosome 15, MEX_DaPlex, whole genome shotgun sequence genome and includes:
- the LOC116766204 gene encoding protein sax-3-like — translated: MDTFVLLTSLLGLFCLGLVEGGLSDDYMSSGEAPYIIEQPIDVTVARHQPATLNCRAGGSPTPTIRWYKSGVLVVSDTHRSLLPAGGLFFLRATHGRAHSDAGVYWCEATNPYGTARSRNATLHVAVLREEFRLEPVTSQTAQGETVILECSPPRGSPEPTVYWKKDGQILHFDGDSRMHLVDGGSLVIQDATQTDAGRYQCIARNAAGTRESSIATLRIHIKPYLIAGPEDIVAQTGGSVTFKCRVGGDPLPDVLWRRTAGGGNMPLGRVKVLDDRSLRLDNVILTDEGEYTCEADNAVGAVSATGYLTVYDPPTVTLKPSSVIVESGTSVTFTCMSTGKPQATMFWSLEGNRTIILPGTSKGKYHASPVLDNVTRLTINNTSKNESGNTVVCSAVNFAGSSFVRGKISVTTDDDRPPPIITNGPSNQTLPIKSMAVFPCAAIGTPEPIIAWYFEGEALIQNHRRNISSDGTLTLRDLDKEDSGTYTCVASSQHGKYVWSGVLLVDSPTNPNIHFFRAADTSALPGRPTKPITYNITDTSVTLTWNQNNKIGSSSIIGYQIEMFSRETLSGKNTPRNSRGWVVVSKRVYQTHFVVKSLIPGITYMFMVRAENSHGLSAPSLVSDAITVGDDTNGLWEGGLFANNTEYRKNIMTDNIVDLIEATPIDSKTIKLMWEILNFFYLEGLFIYYRPLDNKTIDYEMKTILHSNDVSGYEITTLRKYMKYEFFLVPFYKKFEGKPSNSRIAQTLDDVPDGPPTNIEMYILNVTTVHLKWHPPEPDLQNGVVIGYNVVLNWLDIPANKSMIAINTTVYQATSLIMTNLTSGVSYSVQIAAETIVGLGPFSQKVYLNIDSRSVGLDPLSRYPNNGEVSIVAGDFVMETWFYFLIGAIVLFKVIMIAGIIYVRRHNIFAKKSALPNIYNSNGTSLVTQMNIKAAVSLSHPLSSCYNKNSVTKTESLLWMENQPGLCMSGNQTSQSKEKTNSEYDKVSHQLPEYAEVTASRVTGNEWNTSKTATSPAAYASVTLVANTRQCVSSLGWFPPGSKSIDNYENRYPDEELYPASNGGYYNRNVYSEKYFQGHPNVLKFYDLPSVDKTQKAQIRYNQSLDERKVDKNFKAEVTQSLIGRSYGVSSRKNSESETTYRAFGEDDSDDEHYRDDGGYDELQAMQPQRQRSKHQYERPNFDNDPTRTLARLTSFKQGQNIHSGNPGSLAPTQPPPAPNPRIDSVTR